The Agaribacterium sp. ZY112 genome includes the window TCGGTGAACTTGGCTACTTAGCAGCTTTATGCGCTATTGCATTTTGGCGCAGAAGAAAAACCTTTTAAGACAAGCAGTCCCTCAACTGTGAGCCTTGGCCCTTAGTGCAAACTAAGGGCTTTTTTATTGCTACTAAGTGACGCGCAAAACAGGCCAATAACGATTTACCCCGTCTACTGTTACCCCACCCTACTGGCTGCTGAAATAACGTCATTCTAAGCATAGTCGTGTGTTTAAACCGCCTACTTAAGGGCGTTGTAGCGAAACAGCTATAGACCTTCATGGCACGTTTTGCAGTACGTTTCCCTCCTATTTATAACTTTTTTATCTATCAATCCAGGAAAAGCAACACAAGTCTTCTTATATGTATTGACTTTGTGTCATTTCCTTAGACAAGCAACACCAATAAATAAGGCATAGATGAAGGAACACATGCTGATGCGTTTAATAAGCATAAGCTAATGTATTGCAATAATAAATAAGAACAACTAGTTATAGAGTTTGAGATGATTCCCAAAGCCGATTTTGATCCACATAAAATTTTAGAACCAATCAACATTGGTAATTTCTTAAGTTTTTATGAGTTATTTGAAGAAACACTCTTCTGGATAAAGGACACCCAAGGCCGCTTTGTTCATGCTAACCGGGCTCTGTTAAACAATCTTAAGGTCAAATCTGCTGAAGAAATAATCGGTAAAGATGACACTCATATCACGGGCATTAAACTAGCACGCTCAGTTATGGAAGATGACCAGAAGGTATGCCATGGTGAACCTGTTAAAAATCGTCTGGTACTCAACAAAAATAAGCAAGGTGAATTTTCTTGGTTTATCACTAATAAAATCCCCCTTAAAAATAAGCACGATAAAACTGTCGCTATTATGGGAATATCCATACCCATGGAACAATTTCCTTATACAACCCACCGCATGGAGTCGCTGCTAGCTCCTCTGCAATATATTATAGAGAACTACAACCAAAAGATCTCGATAGAAAGCTTAGCTAGTATCGCTTGTATTTCGGTAAGTGCGCTTGAACGACGCTTCAAAAAATACTTACAGAAAACACCAAGCCAACTTATTATTGAAATACGCTTGGAAAAAGCGCGTCTTCTTTTAAAGCAAACTAAATCCCCCATCACCAATATTGCTGAAGAAACTGGATTTTATGACCACAGCAATTTCACCAAACGTTTTGCTGAATATTTTGGCATGACTCCCATAGAATACAGATCAGAAAATAGCTTTTAATAAACTCATCCACAATTAAACAAAAAAGATTTAACAATCTATCCCTACTATAGACAGGCAATATAACCCTGCTTCTATCTAAATAACAAACACCATAAAAAAACCCCGGCAGTAAACTGCCGGGGTCAAGCGT containing:
- a CDS encoding helix-turn-helix domain-containing protein; the encoded protein is MIPKADFDPHKILEPINIGNFLSFYELFEETLFWIKDTQGRFVHANRALLNNLKVKSAEEIIGKDDTHITGIKLARSVMEDDQKVCHGEPVKNRLVLNKNKQGEFSWFITNKIPLKNKHDKTVAIMGISIPMEQFPYTTHRMESLLAPLQYIIENYNQKISIESLASIACISVSALERRFKKYLQKTPSQLIIEIRLEKARLLLKQTKSPITNIAEETGFYDHSNFTKRFAEYFGMTPIEYRSENSF